From the genome of Staphylococcus haemolyticus, one region includes:
- a CDS encoding DRTGG domain-containing protein, translating to MTKHEQIIAYIESLNVGQKISVRKVAKVMKVSEGTAYRAIKDAGQLGLVTTIDRVGTVRIDKKNREEIENLTFNEILNIIDGDIIGGKNGLKKSVSKFAIGAMELKDVVKYLSHHTLLIVGNRPDVQLEALKRGSGVLITGGFKTTQKIIDYANNHDLPILSSNYDTFLVANIINRAMYNQMIRKEILIVEDIVKPINDMTVIFDEMGIEDYKSRAKVTGHSRFPVVDKDWRLVGIVTSKEVIQMNSDDTIAKVMTKRPINVELNTTVASCAHIMIWEGIEILPVTQNKRAIGVITRDDVLKAMQLIGRQPQIGETINDQIAKHITISQSDISVEVSPLLTNQYGTLSKAVFVAIIEETIKHELRKYKKVDVMIESLNIIYIKTVPIEASIRVQYDMLDVGRNFAKLEVAMVSGNEKVANAMIICQMFEDMQSI from the coding sequence ATGACTAAACATGAACAAATCATAGCATACATAGAATCGTTAAATGTTGGCCAAAAAATTTCTGTCAGGAAAGTTGCCAAAGTAATGAAAGTATCTGAGGGAACGGCATATAGAGCTATAAAAGATGCCGGACAACTTGGGTTAGTAACTACCATTGATAGAGTAGGTACAGTACGTATTGATAAAAAGAATCGTGAGGAGATTGAGAACCTTACGTTTAATGAAATTTTAAATATCATTGATGGAGATATCATTGGTGGCAAAAATGGATTAAAAAAAAGTGTTTCAAAATTTGCGATAGGTGCAATGGAACTTAAAGATGTGGTTAAATATTTAAGTCATCATACATTGTTAATCGTAGGTAATAGGCCGGATGTTCAGTTAGAAGCGTTAAAAAGAGGTAGTGGCGTACTTATTACTGGAGGTTTTAAAACGACACAAAAAATTATTGATTATGCTAATAATCATGATTTACCAATCCTGTCTTCAAATTATGATACATTTCTTGTAGCGAATATTATCAATAGAGCAATGTATAATCAAATGATTAGAAAAGAAATTTTAATAGTTGAAGATATAGTGAAACCAATTAACGATATGACGGTAATTTTTGATGAAATGGGTATTGAAGATTATAAATCACGTGCCAAAGTTACAGGTCATTCAAGGTTTCCAGTTGTAGATAAAGATTGGCGATTAGTTGGTATCGTTACGAGTAAGGAAGTCATCCAAATGAACTCGGATGATACCATTGCTAAAGTAATGACGAAACGTCCTATCAATGTTGAATTAAATACTACGGTAGCGAGTTGTGCTCACATTATGATTTGGGAAGGGATTGAGATATTACCCGTAACTCAGAATAAAAGAGCAATAGGTGTAATAACGAGAGATGACGTATTAAAAGCGATGCAACTTATTGGCAGACAACCTCAAATAGGTGAGACGATTAATGATCAAATAGCGAAACATATTACGATTTCACAAAGTGACATTTCGGTTGAGGTTTCTCCGTTATTAACCAATCAATATGGAACATTAAGTAAGGCTGTATTTGTCGCTATTATTGAAGAAACAATAAAGCATGAATTGCGAAAATATAAAAAGGTAGATGTTATGATTGAAAGTTTAAATATCATCTATATTAAAACTGTGCCAATTGAAGCATCAATTAGAGTACAATATGACATGCTCGATGTTGGAAGGAACTTTGCAAAATTGGAAGTCGCGATGGTAAGTGGTAATGAAAAAGTCGCAAATGCAATGATAATTTGTCAGATGTTTGAAGATATGCAAAGTATTTAA